Proteins encoded by one window of Halorussus salinus:
- the carA gene encoding glutamine-hydrolyzing carbamoyl-phosphate synthase small subunit, protein MSAAYVALEGGSVVEARCRAPGTSHGELVFTTAYTGYEESLTDPSYEEQVLTFSYPLIGNYGVREERFEDERVHPRAVVARELTDDVAQWLESEGVPAVDELDTRDLVGQIREGGAMKCGISAGPDASPEKAKEALADCPGMSDHTDIGSQVSVTQHETHSPDGAGDGPDVALVDCGAKGSIVESLLERDATVHVLPYDVTPEEVADLEPDVLFVSNGPGDPANFEAAQSLVSEFVGEVPLAGICLGQQIVARALGGTTEKMAFGHRGVNQPVRDLRSDKVVMTTQNHGYTVADPGPELDVTQVNVNDDTAEGLESDDLQVLTRQYHPEANPGPHDTLGFFDNVVEMATDERRTPVAAD, encoded by the coding sequence ATGTCGGCCGCATACGTCGCACTGGAAGGCGGCAGCGTCGTGGAGGCGCGCTGTCGCGCTCCGGGCACGTCCCACGGCGAACTGGTATTCACGACCGCGTACACCGGCTACGAGGAGAGCCTGACCGACCCCTCTTACGAGGAGCAGGTCCTCACGTTCTCGTACCCGCTCATCGGAAACTACGGCGTCCGAGAGGAACGCTTCGAGGACGAGCGGGTCCACCCCCGCGCCGTCGTCGCGCGCGAACTCACCGACGACGTGGCCCAATGGCTCGAAAGCGAGGGCGTCCCCGCGGTGGACGAACTCGACACCCGCGACCTCGTGGGCCAGATTCGAGAGGGCGGCGCGATGAAGTGCGGCATCTCGGCGGGTCCCGACGCTTCCCCCGAGAAGGCCAAGGAGGCGCTCGCGGACTGTCCGGGCATGAGCGACCACACGGACATCGGCTCGCAGGTCAGCGTCACCCAACACGAGACCCACTCTCCCGACGGAGCGGGCGACGGTCCCGACGTGGCGCTGGTGGACTGTGGCGCGAAAGGCTCCATCGTGGAGTCGCTGCTCGAACGCGACGCGACGGTCCACGTTCTGCCTTACGACGTGACGCCCGAGGAGGTCGCCGACCTCGAACCCGACGTACTCTTCGTGTCGAACGGTCCGGGCGACCCCGCGAACTTCGAGGCCGCCCAGTCGCTCGTCTCGGAGTTCGTCGGCGAGGTCCCGCTGGCTGGCATCTGTCTCGGCCAGCAAATCGTCGCCCGCGCGCTCGGCGGCACCACCGAGAAGATGGCGTTCGGCCACCGCGGGGTCAACCAACCGGTCCGGGACCTGCGCTCGGACAAGGTGGTCATGACGACCCAGAACCACGGCTACACCGTCGCCGACCCCGGCCCGGAACTCGACGTGACGCAGGTCAACGTCAACGACGACACCGCCGAGGGACTGGAGAGCGACGACCTGCAAGTCCTGACTCGCCAGTACCACCCCGAGGCCAACCCCGGTCCGCACGACACGCTCGGGTTCTTCGATAACGTCGTCGAGATGGCGACCGACGAGCGTCGAACCCCCGTCGCGGCCGACTGA
- a CDS encoding Lrp/AsnC family transcriptional regulator encodes MDELDREILSILRRDARKPYTEIAEEVGTSEGTVRNRVERMTDEGVIERFTVATRTGNVKAMIELDVAVDVNTSDLGARVADWEQVDFVWQVSGEEDIVLVVDAADTQSVNQLITKARELEEVVNTKTRLILDEKLG; translated from the coding sequence ATGGACGAACTCGACCGTGAAATCCTCTCCATCCTGCGACGAGACGCCAGAAAACCGTACACGGAGATCGCCGAGGAGGTCGGTACCAGCGAGGGAACCGTCCGCAACCGCGTCGAGCGCATGACCGACGAGGGCGTCATCGAGCGGTTCACCGTCGCCACCCGGACCGGAAACGTGAAGGCGATGATAGAACTCGACGTGGCGGTGGACGTGAACACCTCCGACCTCGGCGCGCGCGTCGCCGACTGGGAGCAGGTGGACTTCGTGTGGCAGGTCTCGGGCGAGGAGGACATCGTGCTGGTCGTGGACGCGGCCGACACCCAGAGCGTCAACCAACTCATCACGAAGGCCCGCGAGTTGGAGGAGGTCGTCAACACGAAGACGCGCCTGATTCTGGACGAGAAACTGGGATAA
- a CDS encoding PHP-associated domain-containing protein: MYEVDLHAHTRFFHGHERLADYYDPVGVRLLSGAAALRGLDGVATTNHDYYRAFDFDGGEPGKAGPRGGKPGRSEPDEGRRGEGGLFAATIPGIEVTTTHGHVLVVGPDPPARTEPGDLSPEEAVELAHDRGCAAIVAHPYRNSTVREVDADFDAIEVNGKHPRTEEWVRKLADRHDLPLVGGSDAHYPVEVGRAYTEIEAEDLTPESVAAAIRDGRVSPKVHRGPFNRALRSLYRRVHEEKGYLQSPEWLETPGVGKPPK, from the coding sequence GTGTACGAAGTCGATTTACACGCCCACACGCGGTTCTTCCACGGGCACGAGCGGCTCGCCGACTACTACGACCCGGTGGGGGTCAGACTGTTGTCGGGGGCCGCCGCGTTGCGAGGCTTGGACGGGGTAGCGACGACCAACCACGACTACTACCGGGCGTTCGACTTCGACGGGGGTGAACCGGGAAAGGCCGGACCGCGCGGAGGTAAACCGGGACGGAGCGAACCGGACGAAGGGCGACGAGGCGAGGGCGGACTGTTCGCCGCGACGATACCCGGCATCGAGGTGACGACGACCCACGGCCACGTCCTCGTGGTCGGTCCCGACCCGCCAGCTCGGACCGAACCGGGCGACCTCTCGCCCGAGGAGGCCGTCGAACTCGCCCACGACAGGGGGTGTGCGGCCATCGTCGCCCACCCGTATCGCAACAGCACCGTCCGGGAGGTCGATGCCGACTTCGACGCCATCGAGGTCAACGGCAAGCACCCCCGAACCGAGGAGTGGGTCCGGAAACTCGCCGACCGCCACGACCTGCCGCTGGTCGGCGGGAGCGACGCCCACTACCCCGTCGAGGTCGGTCGGGCCTACACCGAAATCGAGGCCGAGGACCTAACGCCCGAATCGGTCGCCGCGGCCATCCGCGACGGCCGGGTCAGCCCGAAGGTCCACCGCGGACCGTTCAATCGCGCGCTCCGGTCGCTCTATCGGCGAGTTCACGAGGAGAAGGGGTATCTCCAGAGTCCCGAATGGCTGGAGACGCCGGGCGTCGGTAAGCCGCCGAAGTGA
- a CDS encoding diacylglycerol/lipid kinase family protein: MAEIWGVLAGRDASSDTRRGGRVVADDRAERGRLLADGGIRGDRILVLNPVSGNGDHREEVRRLADRAGFTVLETHASGEAVAFGRLAAAAGAEFVVAAGGDGTVNEVARGLDAADALGEVTFGVVPTGTGNNFAGNLGIESVEHAFELLADGERRRIDVATATEGETGPENETEPEDEEAAELFLNSCIAGLTAEASASTSPELKDRLGVLAYVVTGLRTVREFDALPLAVEADCPGTEKTWTGDAVMVLVGNARRFPTEGRSQANCEDGLLEVTIIERMPPADLLQEAAVHRLFGDETEHVTTLLASELRVDVRRDDPVGFSFDGETAEYDSLTMETRERAVEIPVGEGYEPDPEPK, from the coding sequence ATGGCCGAGATTTGGGGGGTACTCGCAGGCCGAGACGCCAGTTCCGACACCCGTCGAGGAGGGCGCGTCGTCGCCGACGACCGAGCGGAGCGGGGCCGACTCCTCGCGGACGGCGGCATCCGGGGCGACCGGATACTCGTACTCAACCCCGTCAGCGGGAACGGCGACCACCGCGAGGAGGTCCGGCGGTTGGCCGACCGGGCGGGGTTCACCGTGCTGGAGACCCACGCGAGCGGCGAGGCCGTCGCCTTCGGCCGACTCGCGGCGGCGGCCGGGGCCGAGTTCGTGGTCGCGGCGGGCGGCGACGGGACCGTCAACGAGGTGGCCCGCGGACTCGACGCCGCCGACGCGCTGGGCGAGGTGACGTTCGGCGTCGTCCCGACCGGTACGGGCAACAACTTCGCCGGGAACCTCGGCATCGAGAGCGTCGAACACGCCTTCGAACTCCTCGCGGACGGCGAACGGCGGCGCATCGACGTGGCGACCGCGACGGAGGGTGAGACGGGACCAGAAAACGAGACCGAACCCGAGGACGAGGAGGCCGCGGAACTCTTTTTGAACTCCTGCATCGCGGGGCTAACCGCCGAGGCCAGCGCCTCGACCTCGCCGGAACTCAAGGACAGACTCGGCGTGCTGGCCTACGTCGTCACCGGACTCCGGACGGTCCGGGAGTTCGACGCGCTTCCGCTCGCGGTCGAGGCGGACTGTCCCGGCACCGAGAAGACGTGGACCGGCGACGCAGTGATGGTCCTCGTCGGTAACGCCCGCCGGTTCCCCACCGAAGGCCGCTCGCAGGCCAACTGCGAGGACGGCCTGCTGGAGGTGACCATCATCGAGCGGATGCCGCCCGCCGACCTGCTACAGGAGGCCGCGGTCCACCGCCTGTTCGGCGACGAGACCGAACACGTCACTACCTTGCTCGCGTCGGAACTGCGGGTGGACGTGCGCCGGGACGACCCGGTCGGGTTCAGTTTCGACGGCGAGACCGCCGAGTACGACTCGTTGACGATGGAGACCCGTGAGCGGGCGGTCGAGATTCCGGTCGGCGAGGGCTACGAACCCGACCCGGAACCGAAGTGA
- a CDS encoding DUF5815 family protein gives MAEPRVPGGRGAELDLPCGESVYVHDLDMGMREYDCDCGASHAVVTDVHPPSRFVPEFLVDVLRATIDTDDDLGEFGTAHVMGVVLEEFPGEVVSENVEDDQDVGYALVWVTDFDSRRLHEIVVELVVELMEHAVSHADDDSAMAQFEDDMLDFDVSEFVEQYRRERDFSGPHDTAA, from the coding sequence ATGGCAGAACCGCGCGTTCCGGGCGGTCGCGGAGCGGAACTCGACCTCCCGTGCGGCGAGTCGGTCTACGTCCACGACCTCGACATGGGGATGCGGGAGTACGACTGTGACTGCGGGGCGAGTCACGCCGTCGTGACCGACGTGCATCCGCCCTCCCGGTTCGTCCCCGAGTTCCTCGTTGACGTTCTCCGGGCGACCATCGACACCGACGACGACCTCGGCGAGTTCGGCACCGCCCACGTGATGGGCGTCGTGTTGGAGGAGTTCCCCGGCGAGGTCGTCAGCGAGAACGTCGAGGACGACCAAGACGTGGGCTACGCACTGGTCTGGGTGACCGACTTCGACTCCCGGCGACTCCACGAAATCGTCGTGGAACTCGTCGTGGAACTGATGGAACACGCCGTCAGCCACGCCGACGACGACTCGGCGATGGCCCAGTTCGAAGACGACATGCTCGATTTCGACGTGTCGGAGTTCGTCGAGCAGTACCGCCGCGAACGCGACTTCTCCGGCCCGCACGACACGGCGGCCTGA
- a CDS encoding antitoxin VapB family protein, with product MSKSVRLSEEAYERLETLRREDETVSDVVLRLAGEQSLLELAGILSDEQADALETAVEERRRRRRGELESITDEMRTDETRTR from the coding sequence GTGTCTAAGAGCGTCCGTCTCTCCGAGGAGGCCTACGAGCGGTTAGAGACACTGCGACGGGAGGACGAAACGGTCTCGGATGTCGTCCTCCGCCTCGCTGGCGAACAGTCGCTCCTCGAACTCGCGGGTATCCTATCCGACGAACAAGCCGACGCGCTCGAAACCGCCGTCGAAGAGCGCCGACGCCGACGACGCGGCGAGCTCGAATCCATCACCGACGAGATGCGGACCGACGAGACGAGGACGCGATAG
- a CDS encoding type II toxin-antitoxin system VapC family toxin produces MLFDTAFLIDLMRGDEAAVERMCELESQFVRQRISAMTLFELYYGVARSNQPDDERETVEKVLETKPVQPADTAVMRRAGRVSGELENDGTPVADGDVIIGATALTVDEAVLTRNLADFERMPGVTVETY; encoded by the coding sequence GTGCTGTTCGATACCGCGTTTCTCATCGACCTCATGCGGGGCGACGAGGCCGCCGTCGAACGAATGTGTGAACTGGAATCGCAGTTCGTTCGCCAGCGTATCTCGGCGATGACGCTGTTCGAGTTGTACTACGGCGTCGCACGCTCGAACCAACCCGACGACGAGCGCGAGACGGTCGAGAAGGTCCTCGAAACGAAACCGGTACAGCCAGCCGACACCGCCGTCATGCGGCGCGCGGGTCGCGTCTCCGGCGAACTAGAAAACGACGGGACACCGGTCGCGGACGGAGACGTAATCATCGGTGCGACCGCACTGACGGTAGACGAAGCCGTGTTGACGAGAAATCTCGCCGATTTCGAGCGAATGCCCGGAGTGACCGTCGAGACGTACTGA
- a CDS encoding DUF7124 domain-containing protein, whose translation MNGSGEMTLAFELSALERLAEPGAVFDDARRWSKYVGVVSDKPTYVVTNFTRKNRIRQDFFSGPKGKGESLESVREQFDTDRHVFVGTTDEDRDLADDHEWEFLDIGDAAEAAEWQLASEADEEDDEPDEDQRDDWP comes from the coding sequence ATGAACGGAAGCGGCGAGATGACCCTCGCCTTCGAACTCTCGGCGCTGGAGCGACTGGCCGAACCCGGCGCGGTGTTCGACGACGCGCGCAGGTGGAGCAAGTACGTCGGCGTGGTCTCGGACAAGCCGACCTACGTCGTCACCAACTTCACCCGGAAGAACCGCATCCGACAGGACTTCTTCTCCGGCCCGAAGGGGAAAGGCGAGAGCTTAGAGAGCGTCCGCGAGCAGTTCGACACCGACCGCCACGTCTTCGTCGGCACGACCGACGAGGACCGCGACCTCGCCGACGACCACGAGTGGGAGTTCCTCGACATCGGCGACGCCGCCGAGGCCGCCGAGTGGCAACTGGCCAGCGAGGCGGACGAGGAGGACGACGAACCCGACGAGGACCAGCGCGACGACTGGCCCTGA
- a CDS encoding DUF7120 family protein has product MPQLEISLSDDVDMQIDQLVTQDEFVDRQEALEEVLSLGIKEYQTTMESDTRDEMEFADEMMETTERSLGDEDEGYRF; this is encoded by the coding sequence ATGCCCCAACTCGAAATCTCTCTGTCGGACGACGTGGACATGCAGATCGACCAGCTCGTCACCCAAGACGAGTTCGTGGACCGCCAAGAGGCCCTCGAAGAGGTACTCTCGCTCGGCATCAAGGAGTACCAGACCACGATGGAGAGCGACACCCGCGACGAGATGGAGTTCGCCGACGAGATGATGGAGACCACCGAGCGCTCGCTCGGCGACGAAGACGAAGGCTACCGCTTCTGA
- a CDS encoding NAD(P)/FAD-dependent oxidoreductase: protein MSESYVIIGDGIAGSSAAETIREEAPDADVSVITDEGEALYNRILIKEFAKGKLPEAPISIHEEDWYAERDIDLELNTFVTDVDPDAHEVHTHDSGTFEYDKLLVATGGTPTQLPVENSDAEGVHHFWTFQDARKIQENADAADTGVVVGAGLLGIDLAAVCAAQDVDAKYIMRGNRWWRYGLSLDGAEIIHDALEEKGVEPVLESGVEEFRTDDDGQVVSTVDANGEEYDSEFVGVAIGLNFNTEYLQGTGIEEDSGIVVDEYMQTNVEDIYAAGDITRYYDTILDEYAQNGSWGSAKEQGQIAAKNMVADDETESFRWVSSYSITHFDFPFLSFGFPTLGDDECERKYSDTEWRRLAFKDGKLVGGVLIGDIAPQGKYKDLIRQEAEVADQKETLLEKDFDPEELAIPQEQ from the coding sequence ATGAGCGAGTCGTACGTGATAATCGGTGACGGTATCGCGGGCAGTTCCGCGGCCGAGACCATCCGCGAGGAGGCCCCCGACGCCGACGTATCCGTAATCACAGACGAAGGTGAGGCGCTGTACAACCGCATCCTCATCAAAGAGTTCGCCAAAGGAAAGCTGCCCGAAGCGCCCATCTCCATCCACGAGGAAGACTGGTACGCCGAGCGGGACATCGACCTCGAACTCAACACGTTCGTGACCGACGTGGACCCCGACGCACACGAGGTCCACACCCACGACAGCGGCACGTTCGAGTACGACAAGTTGCTGGTCGCCACGGGCGGGACGCCGACCCAGCTTCCGGTCGAGAACAGCGACGCCGAGGGCGTCCACCACTTCTGGACGTTCCAAGACGCCCGGAAGATTCAGGAGAACGCCGACGCGGCCGACACCGGCGTCGTCGTCGGTGCGGGTCTCCTCGGTATCGACCTCGCGGCGGTCTGTGCCGCCCAAGACGTGGACGCCAAGTACATCATGCGGGGCAACCGCTGGTGGCGCTACGGCCTGAGCCTCGACGGCGCGGAAATCATCCACGACGCGCTCGAAGAGAAGGGCGTCGAACCCGTCCTCGAAAGCGGCGTCGAGGAGTTCCGGACCGACGACGACGGACAGGTCGTCTCGACGGTGGACGCCAACGGCGAGGAGTACGACAGCGAGTTCGTCGGCGTCGCCATCGGCCTGAACTTCAACACCGAGTACCTCCAAGGCACCGGCATCGAGGAGGACAGCGGCATCGTCGTGGACGAGTACATGCAGACCAACGTCGAGGACATCTACGCGGCCGGTGACATCACCCGCTACTACGACACCATCCTCGACGAGTACGCCCAGAACGGCTCGTGGGGCAGTGCGAAAGAGCAGGGCCAGATCGCCGCGAAGAACATGGTCGCCGACGACGAAACCGAGTCGTTCCGCTGGGTGTCGTCGTACTCCATCACCCACTTCGACTTCCCGTTCCTCAGCTTCGGCTTCCCGACGCTGGGCGACGACGAGTGCGAACGCAAGTACAGCGACACCGAGTGGCGTCGCCTCGCGTTCAAGGACGGCAAGCTCGTGGGCGGCGTCCTCATCGGCGACATCGCCCCGCAGGGCAAGTACAAGGACCTCATCCGCCAAGAGGCCGAAGTCGCCGACCAGAAGGAGACCCTGCTGGAGAAGGACTTCGACCCCGAAGAGCTGGCGATTCCGCAGGAACAGTAG
- a CDS encoding DUF6149 family protein, producing the protein MKINQNVRHFASRKALELPVVSDIVKEKLVDLHTRIFLEKADEAHREERRERLDAFFDATMDTYLAALQQGAPEAEAREITHIQANFDFYNHGWTEMMEFPSDELDDHYDRYREFFDRHGIAIEDPLGEFLPAGGIPDAPSTPEKLDEPEHPYAEGGFADDVYVQGPDGEIQVGGQDEPADVDVTDAPGVDEDAEA; encoded by the coding sequence ATGAAGATAAACCAGAACGTCCGCCATTTCGCCTCGCGGAAGGCGCTGGAGTTGCCGGTCGTCTCCGACATCGTGAAGGAGAAGCTCGTGGACCTGCACACGCGCATCTTCCTCGAAAAAGCCGACGAGGCCCACCGCGAGGAGCGCCGGGAGCGACTCGACGCCTTCTTCGACGCGACGATGGACACCTATCTCGCCGCGCTCCAGCAGGGCGCACCCGAGGCCGAGGCCCGCGAGATAACCCACATCCAAGCCAACTTCGATTTCTACAACCACGGCTGGACCGAGATGATGGAGTTCCCCAGCGACGAGTTGGACGACCACTACGACCGCTACCGGGAGTTCTTCGATCGCCACGGCATCGCCATCGAGGACCCGCTCGGCGAGTTCCTACCCGCGGGCGGCATCCCGGACGCGCCCTCAACGCCCGAGAAGTTGGACGAACCGGAACACCCCTACGCCGAGGGCGGCTTCGCCGACGACGTGTACGTGCAGGGTCCCGACGGAGAGATTCAAGTCGGCGGACAGGACGAACCCGCCGACGTAGACGTGACGGACGCGCCCGGCGTGGACGAGGACGCCGAAGCGTAG
- a CDS encoding NAD(P)/FAD-dependent oxidoreductase: MKGVVGGGIAGLAAAYRLQQHGHDVQVFEASDQIGGLAAVYETAGDPVEKFYHHLSASEETIIDLIDELGLGEQLEWPIGKNAYYWDGTVYPMDKPWEILAYPHMSVYDKFRLTMLTQEIDVRGGVPKFDTYENLEDFEDVPIEQFLREHTSHGVYEGFFEPLLDAKFGDRKDDVSAAWLLGRIKFRGERDLLRGEPLGYLEGGFGQLLDALVDAVGRENITTNARVTGLDLEDDRVSEMTVAVEDTPEATGDTQAAEADGGATTETHAVDDVVVAAMPNVLEDLCGYQCDIDFQGAVCALVTMDEELTDTYWLNVAHDAPFGALIEHTNYMPPENYGGDHLLYVASYIQDYDEDLWQMDEEEVEDLWLGHVEEMFPDWDRSHVEEFRLAKNPRAAPIYERGYLDMVIPYDLSAEVADGLYYAGMASRAQYPERSLNGGIVAGYECADRIAGRKEVVSPE; the protein is encoded by the coding sequence ATGAAAGGTGTCGTCGGTGGGGGAATCGCGGGTCTCGCGGCCGCCTACCGCCTCCAGCAGCACGGACACGACGTGCAGGTATTCGAAGCGAGCGACCAGATCGGCGGCCTCGCCGCGGTCTACGAGACCGCGGGCGACCCCGTCGAGAAGTTCTACCACCACCTCTCGGCCTCCGAGGAGACCATCATCGACCTCATCGACGAGTTGGGACTCGGCGAGCAGTTGGAGTGGCCCATCGGCAAGAACGCTTACTACTGGGACGGCACCGTCTACCCGATGGACAAGCCGTGGGAGATTCTGGCCTACCCCCACATGAGCGTCTACGACAAGTTCCGGCTGACGATGCTCACCCAAGAGATAGACGTGCGCGGCGGGGTTCCGAAGTTCGACACGTACGAGAACTTGGAGGACTTCGAGGACGTGCCCATCGAGCAGTTCCTGCGCGAACACACCTCCCACGGCGTCTACGAGGGATTCTTCGAGCCACTGCTGGACGCCAAGTTCGGCGACCGGAAAGACGACGTGAGCGCGGCGTGGCTCCTCGGACGCATCAAGTTCCGCGGCGAGCGCGACCTGTTGCGGGGCGAACCGCTGGGCTACCTCGAAGGCGGGTTCGGCCAGTTGCTCGACGCCTTGGTAGATGCGGTGGGCCGGGAGAACATCACTACCAACGCCCGCGTCACGGGTCTGGACCTCGAAGACGACCGAGTGAGCGAGATGACCGTGGCCGTCGAGGATACTCCGGAGGCGACCGGCGACACTCAGGCCGCCGAGGCCGACGGTGGCGCGACCACCGAGACCCACGCGGTAGACGACGTGGTCGTCGCGGCGATGCCCAACGTCCTCGAAGACCTCTGTGGCTACCAGTGCGACATCGACTTCCAAGGCGCGGTCTGTGCGCTCGTGACGATGGACGAGGAGCTAACCGACACGTACTGGCTGAACGTCGCCCACGACGCGCCCTTCGGCGCGCTCATCGAACACACCAACTACATGCCGCCCGAGAACTACGGCGGCGACCACCTGCTGTACGTCGCCAGCTACATCCAAGACTACGACGAGGACCTCTGGCAGATGGACGAGGAGGAAGTCGAGGACCTCTGGCTCGGCCACGTCGAGGAGATGTTCCCCGACTGGGACCGCTCGCACGTCGAGGAGTTCCGCCTCGCGAAGAACCCCCGCGCCGCGCCCATCTACGAGCGGGGCTACCTCGACATGGTCATCCCCTACGACCTCTCGGCAGAAGTCGCCGACGGACTCTACTACGCCGGGATGGCCAGCAGAGCGCAGTACCCCGAGCGGAGTCTGAACGGTGGCATCGTCGCGGGCTACGAGTGTGCCGACAGAATCGCGGGTCGCAAAGAAGTCGTCAGCCCGGAGTAG
- a CDS encoding Lrp/AsnC ligand binding domain-containing protein, translated as MVRAYVAIITGTGASEDVTAALRELSGVTEAHVVAGDFDVIAEIEGETVRDLQRVVTAGVHEIEDVGTTRTYIQMD; from the coding sequence ATGGTCCGTGCGTACGTAGCTATCATCACGGGGACGGGAGCATCGGAAGACGTGACCGCGGCCCTCCGCGAGTTGTCGGGCGTCACGGAGGCCCACGTCGTCGCCGGAGACTTCGACGTAATCGCCGAAATCGAGGGCGAGACGGTCCGCGACCTCCAGAGAGTCGTTACCGCTGGCGTCCACGAAATCGAAGACGTGGGGACGACGCGGACGTACATCCAGATGGATTGA
- a CDS encoding helix-turn-helix domain-containing protein, with translation MSLVAEFSVPTDDFALDSALDAVPEMRVEVERLATHSREWVMPFVWATGGDVDAFEEALADDETVADARTLDRFDDGSLLAVRWAETVESLVDAMTDQHAAIQEAMADDEWFLRLRFAEARHLSSFRDHFGSDFELHRKYRTSEPRSDEFGLTTRQREVLVVASQLGYFAVPRSATVEDIADRLDISANSVSQRLRRAHDALVRNTLLIDGRKRPD, from the coding sequence ATGAGCCTCGTCGCGGAGTTCTCGGTGCCGACGGACGACTTCGCACTCGACAGTGCGCTCGACGCCGTGCCCGAGATGCGAGTCGAAGTCGAGCGACTCGCGACTCACAGCAGGGAGTGGGTGATGCCGTTCGTCTGGGCGACGGGCGGCGACGTAGACGCCTTCGAGGAGGCGCTGGCCGACGACGAGACGGTCGCCGACGCGAGGACGCTCGACCGATTCGACGACGGGTCGCTCCTCGCCGTTCGGTGGGCCGAGACGGTCGAGTCGCTCGTGGACGCGATGACGGACCAGCACGCCGCAATCCAAGAGGCGATGGCCGACGACGAGTGGTTCCTCAGACTCCGGTTCGCCGAGGCGCGACACCTCTCGTCGTTCCGCGACCACTTCGGGTCGGACTTCGAACTCCACCGGAAGTACCGGACCAGCGAACCCAGAAGCGACGAGTTCGGCCTGACGACCCGACAGCGCGAGGTGCTGGTGGTCGCGTCCCAACTGGGCTACTTCGCGGTTCCGCGCTCGGCGACCGTCGAGGACATCGCCGACCGACTCGACATCTCGGCGAACTCCGTCTCCCAGCGACTCCGGCGCGCACACGACGCGTTGGTCCGCAACACGCTCCTCATCGACGGCCGAAAACGCCCCGACTGA
- a CDS encoding helix-turn-helix domain-containing protein — MGVVTAFEIAVPASALALGRTFERAPDATVRLEQTVGGPDDRAATSAWVSGVEEDSPADLLDADPTVAEVHRLGADGDAELLELRFEGPICRFAETVFDRGGVILRATAEGGVWQMQLRFADSDDVAEVFDDEFTREFDATVTRLYGSNDAPAADTGLTEKQEQALDAAFDMGYYNIPRTVDLRGVGDRLGISRQAVSERLRRGHELLVADLLGENDDERQ, encoded by the coding sequence ATGGGGGTAGTTACCGCGTTCGAGATAGCGGTCCCGGCGTCGGCGCTCGCGCTCGGCAGGACGTTCGAGCGCGCGCCCGACGCCACGGTCCGGTTGGAGCAGACGGTCGGCGGCCCCGACGACCGGGCCGCCACCTCGGCGTGGGTCTCCGGCGTCGAGGAGGACTCGCCCGCCGACCTCCTCGACGCCGACCCGACCGTCGCCGAGGTCCACCGCCTCGGAGCGGACGGCGACGCCGAACTCCTCGAACTCCGGTTCGAGGGTCCCATCTGCCGGTTCGCCGAGACCGTCTTCGACCGGGGCGGGGTGATACTCCGCGCGACCGCCGAGGGCGGCGTCTGGCAGATGCAGTTGCGGTTCGCCGACAGCGACGACGTGGCCGAGGTGTTCGACGACGAGTTCACCCGCGAGTTCGACGCGACCGTCACGCGACTGTACGGCTCGAACGACGCCCCGGCGGCGGATACCGGCCTGACCGAAAAGCAGGAGCAGGCGCTCGACGCGGCGTTCGACATGGGGTACTACAACATCCCGCGGACGGTGGACCTCCGGGGCGTCGGCGACCGACTCGGTATCTCCCGGCAGGCGGTCTCCGAGCGTCTGCGCCGGGGCCACGAGCTACTGGTCGCGGACCTCCTCGGTGAGAACGACGACGAGAGACAGTAA